One Rhinoderma darwinii isolate aRhiDar2 chromosome 6, aRhiDar2.hap1, whole genome shotgun sequence DNA window includes the following coding sequences:
- the TMEM219 gene encoding insulin-like growth factor-binding protein 3 receptor: MGCPFCTGLRQCVRHHPPLVTFFLCLVTLAATFMFFGIFVRTHSVKDVDYTKDYDTVLQTLSASKICPQRNVTAPFSASELVQGSAPDHEDLGNVSVLASVTLSPWQPSINHSGLQIRATAGQLGMKGPGTDSHLLITVTSSWCSAQCNDSGAECSEKYCIIVTGPQSVLPQGWSSFQCSAANPSGHNNLLPEVYVVELETDDPSKCYSLQYSGDPDLKAVMSQEDGAVASDHLLYAVLFCLSVALVLFVVGACWNHPIKDKRTPGALGL, from the exons ATGGGTTGTCCGTTCTGTACCGGATTACGCCAATGTGTGCGCCATCACCCGCCATTAGTGACGTTCTTCCTGTGTCTGGTGACACTTGCCGCTACGTTCATGTTTTTTGGGATCTTCGTCCGCACGCATTCGGTAAAAGATGTCGACTACACTAAG GACTACGACACGGTGCTGCAGACGTTGAGCGCGAGTAAGATCTGTCCCCAGAGGAACGTGACCGCTCCATTCAGCGCCTCTGAGTTGGTCCAGGGATCAGCGCCGGACCACGAAGATCTGGGCAATGTGTCCGTATTGGCCAGCGTTACTCTGTCTCCATGGCAACCATCAATCAATCACAGCGGCCTGCAGATACGCGCCACAGCCGGCCAGCTCGGGATGAAAG GTCCCGGCACAGACTCTCATCTTCTCATCACAGTGACCTCCAGCTGGTGCTCCGCTCAGTGCAATGACAGCGGAGCCGAATGCTCCGAAAAATACTGCATTATAGTGACCGGTCCACAGTCCGtcctgccccagggctg GTCGTCCTTCCAGTGTTCTGCAGCAAATCCCAGCGGACACAACAATCTCCTGCCAGAAGTGTATGTGGTGGAGCTAGAAACTGACGACCCCTCAAAGTGTTATAGTCTGCAGTATAGTGGAGATCCAGACCTAAAAGCTGTGATGTCTCAG GAGGATGGTGCCGTCGCCTCCGATCACTTGCTGTACGCGGTGCTGTTTTGCCTCTCCGTTGCCCTCGTGCTGTTTGTGGTCGGTGCCTGCTGGAATCATCCCATCAAGGACAAGAGGACTCCGGGAGCGCTGGGACTGTGA